The following is a genomic window from Benincasa hispida cultivar B227 chromosome 7, ASM972705v1, whole genome shotgun sequence.
aaaaatattaagagaagtcttgcaaaatgaaattgattgtcctattaaaatattaaattatattaaaaaaagataagtaTTTTTCCAAATGCATATattgcttataaaatattattaacaatACCAGTAACGATTGCTTCGGCTGAAAGAagcttttcaaaattaaaattaattaaatcttatttaaggTCAACTATGTCGCAAGAAAGATTAAATGAATTTGTCATATTATCcattaaaaatgatatattcaTGAACTTTGATTATCAAAGTTTAATACATAATTTTATAtcacaaaaaacaagaaaaataaattttagataatattttctatatgaAGGTCTATCTATCAAAGTTTTGCGTGAGACCTCATATGATCTCGAGCCACCCCTACACATTTCCAAATATTCTCAACCGTTATTtgatatatgaatttaattaaataaaaatatattgtacAATTTTCTACatataaatattgtacttaaTATAGACAAAATATTAGTATTTATATactcaacaaccctacaacatactttaacagtcatcgTTCATATTATGGTCAAAGGTAGTTGTTGAAATTCATTATTGAAGATGGTTTTtattggagtttgtagtcggaggtggttgtcggagcccgaAGTTAGTGACATGAAAGTGGTATTGGAGTTAGTTGTCAGCGATCAGATTTGGTCGCACAAAGTGATTGTTGAAGTTGATCATTGAAGGTGATTtttgttggagtttgtagttAGAGCTTAGAGTTGACAGCATGAAGATGTGATTCGAAGTTTGTTGCCAGAGGTGGTTGGCCCCCAAAATTGATCATCGAAATTGGTCACTGGAGTCATCATCAGAGGTGGTTATCAGAGTCCAAAATTAGTTCCCATAATGTGGTAGCGATAGTCACCAACCGATGGGTGGAGATATTGAGAACATTGTAATGAAAGAGAATTTGGTGAGTTAGAGTaaattggtaaaatataccaactctaACTTCACCAGCATTTAAAGTTGATAGACCAAATATTGAACTAACTCATGTTAGTGAGTCAGACACCTTCTAAATGGTTATGAATTGATGTTTtagatttttaataaaatatagttagttgacaatttttttatgttgatttgTTTTTTCTAGATTCAACCTTTTTGTCTTCAGTTTTACCTTTGGTttacctgatattgtatttgatttacttaataaatgaatattttgttaatttaaataaattaaaataaattatttatttaaaatactattttgctcCTTCTATGTTAGGACATGGTAAATTTCTGTACCTAATCTTAAATTGAGGCCCATATTGTTAGTTTGCTGTTGATTTTTtcaggaaagaaaaaaatattatttactaGAATTACCActacattttcaaaatatattaacaTGGTCTAACATATTTTTCTGGTATAATTGTTGTCTGCCTATCTAACTGTAATTGTTGTTTTCTTCTAATAATTAGAAACAGGAAACAAAATTAGATGCTAAAATAAACTATGTATAAAAATTTtgattgttctttttttttctctttttttttaattaatgggattaatttttttttaggagATAAACCCTTTTGTCTTTAGCTTTATCTTTTATCTACCTACTATTATATATCATTTACTTAAtcctatttgataactatttcgttttctgattttggtttttgaaaatgaagcctattatcttttcatttcttaccatgatttacaTGTTTCTGAAGTtcaatgattgaattttttcctaaatccaaaaaataaaataagtttttaaaaacttttttttttttcaaaattgacttaattttttaaatcatggGTAAAAAGTAGTGGAAtcagtgtttataaacttaatttttaaaaacacaaaaactaaaaatcaaatagttaccagaCGGAACATTAATAATGAATGTTAtctttaaataaatcaattaattatttttctcaaaagcaaacaatataaaataaaatcagtaAATCGCTATCAAATCAGCCTAAAAAAATATGTGCTCGGAAAAATGTAATTAACGAAAGTATCTTCACCATCATAGAAATATAAAACTGTTAATACTaacataatttataatttgtgtagggagatatatatttataaaatggtgGGAATAAAAATCAAAGTTATTTTCTCCAATCAATTAGAAGAGAAAAAGTAATAGTGATATCAAAAAGCACAAATGAAGATCATGATATTAGAGGAAAATATTTGTCATATGataaaactttataattttggaaaaacacattaattttataaaataataatatgatgTGATGGAAGTAAAAGGAAGATCTAAATAAATCGATTATGAAATGGAAGTGTTGTGGACCTttggaaaataatatttaaagcattttatttttgttctttttcaacTAATAATTCAACCTTTATTTgtgataatatatttttaaatcccAATTTTGTCCCTTTTTTAGTTGGATGGACTATGGAATCCAAGGCCACGTGATTCACTTTGACTCAAAACCTCTTACCAATAATGTTGAGCTTCGCGATGAATttgatttgttatatatataaattcagTCCCTTTAGATTTGTTCAAGTATTATGATTCCTTGTTGTCtttgatttattattaattttattataatatatatattatatatatcacTCTAATCCTATATTTTCAATGAATTTTAGATATATTGGTTTACggttgattttttaaaagtcttttattattttgttaacaTTTTCCAAGTATAAATTGTGAAAACGTATTaccataatattttattttctaacattattatttaataaagttcTTATCAAATACCtgaaactttaaaaatacttctaaaaatcctccaaaaattaattaaatttattgttaaactttaaaaatagaaaaaattaaatttttttctctcatttgaaaatgactaaaaattaattgaatcaaACGGATATTTatccattttttatatattttttcccaactgaattttctttcaaatattaGTCCTACTCGTGActtgtaattgaagaataaaaaagacATCAGAAGCTACAAGCTAAGTAATATATGAGacaatatataatatgcaaCTTAATAAGACTTTAGATGGTAGGTCTATTGCATAATTTTAAGACTTCATTCTAGAATTAATGTGATAATGAAATTTATTAGAGAAGACAACATagtttttaaggaaaaaacTGATTCAATACTACAAACGAACCTCAACTAATCTCACGGGAAAATCCGCTTATTCCTACAATATTTGGTTGTCAAATAAACTCGTTAAATATTAGTAGGTGATCACCATGAACAACCcttaaaaatgtattaaataatacaaatggaagcatatataattgaaactgaACTACCATGGATAAACCCCACACGTAATAAAATCCATCCAAATGATCTGTTTCTGATGTCACGTGAATATAAATggattttgagttccacaaAACATAAATTAGGGCACAAAATTTTGggaatttcaagaaaaaaagCTTATGAAAGTTGATTCCATTCTTTACTTCCCCTAGTTTAAAGCAgtccaaaagaaaaattaagggAATACCCACCCCTCTTTCACAACAAGAAATCAAAATTACCGGTTCAACCCTCTTTAGTTGAAATACTAAAAATAACtgtacttttatattaaatagcAAAATGATAGATTCAGACCTGAGTGCgaaaatatataaagataagAAATGCACCTGAGCAACTTCTAGCTGAATTTGCTTGTTTATTTGATTCATTTCACAATGCATATCTTGATGACTGAGGCAGCTCCGATTCGGTGAAGTGCAACGATGGCGTCGCCAGGTTTGCACAGTCCCTTCCCCATGGCGGATTTCAGAGCAGCTTCCAGTATCACTTCTGTGGATTCGGCATCAGTGGCCTTAGCAGATCCTTCAGCCAATATAGGAATCAAACCTCTGTGTATCAGGCTGTGTCTGGCTGGGGATTCGTCGCTGCAGGTCCAATCAAAGGAATCAGTAGTTAAAACTGGAACAACGACTGAGAGGATCGGAACAGCTGGCCTATACTTAGCAACCAACTTGGCTGTGGTTCCACCACGAGTCAACACGACGATGAGTTTTGCTTTTGCCTTGTTAGCAGTTCGAACGGCTGAGGATGCAAGACTCTCCAATGGGCTCATTGGAAGTGGGGTGGACCTTATCATCTCCTTGAAAATGACACCATAGTCCAAGGATGATTCTGCTTCAATACAAATACGAGCCATGATCTTTACAGCGAGTTCAGGATAAGACCCAGCTGCACTCTCCCCACTAAGCATAACGCAATCGGTGCCATCAAGAACAGCATTAGCGACGTCTGTAGCTTCTGCACGGGTTGGCCGTGGAGATTTGATCATTGATTCAAGCATCTGAGTAGCTGTAACCACAGGCTTGCCAGCAAGATTACACTTGTAAATCATCATTTTTTGTGCCAAGAAAATCTTCTCAACTGGAATTTCCATTCCAAGATCACCTCGAGCAACCATGAATGCATCAGTCTCGCGcaaaatttcatcaaaattgATAACTCCCTCCTGGTTCTCAACCTTGGgtattcaaattaaaagagaaattacTATTTGATCCAACAGATATAACGATATTGGAAAGAACATTATCTTTGAAGATATATACTAAATGAAAAGTATCTACGAAGAAAGACTTGAAAACATTGGAAGTGTGCATAAAAAGTCAAATACGATTGGGAGTGGTTCCTCGACCCCTCAACTAGCCCGCAAATAAAGTACACATCAAAGGACAACGAATTAAAAATGTTGTACACGGCATGTATAGATGGAAGTAATGACTACAACGATTTCAAAAGGAAGAAAGCACCAAAGCAAGATCAGCCAAACAGCTTCTATGCGCTGTCAATTTTTAAAAGAGAGAAGGATTTTTAAGCGAATAAGCAATGCTAACCTTC
Proteins encoded in this region:
- the LOC120081545 gene encoding pyruvate kinase, cytosolic isozyme, with protein sequence MANIDIEGILKELPNDGRIPKTKIVCTLGPASRSVPMIEKLLRAGMNVARFNFSHGTHEYHQETLNNLRTAMQNTQILCAVMLDTKGPEIRTGFLKDGKPIQLKEGQEVIITTDYSIKGDEEMISMSYQKLAVDLKPGNSILCSDGTITLTVLSCDPEAGRVICRCENTAMLGERKNVNLPGIVVDLPTLTEKDKEDILGWGVPNSIDMIALSFVRKGSDLVTVRKILGPHAKHIKLMSKVENQEGVINFDEILRETDAFMVARGDLGMEIPVEKIFLAQKMMIYKCNLAGKPVVTATQMLESMIKSPRPTRAEATDVANAVLDGTDCVMLSGESAAGSYPELAVKIMARICIEAESSLDYGVIFKEMIRSTPLPMSPLESLASSAVRTANKAKAKLIVVLTRGGTTAKLVAKYRPAVPILSVVVPVLTTDSFDWTCSDESPARHSLIHRGLIPILAEGSAKATDAESTEVILEAALKSAMGKGLCKPGDAIVALHRIGAASVIKICIVK